The following proteins are encoded in a genomic region of Neospora caninum Liverpool complete genome, chromosome XI:
- a CDS encoding putative AT hook motif-containing protein, with protein MRRSSISAGTPKDGGRKSSLVSASDLASSSSPFSSSSSNAAAESPPPRPGEDASSPFRAPLREASASSSPVSLGGGSGSGSGVCTPERGDKAGTAGGTQSRRRGRKALQPVKEGDPSPGLELPCSSGARSCQEDEGTARRQNQSSFVSSPSSGPVGSPSSVAADAFLPTGVSSHSRSRRASFGDSLSPLLPASPSASSGPSSWHSRAESVSSTVGPAATAVVEPQAPGGDAPMPAEKGPKGRKRLSEEGRDTDGLSRGAWRGKEPRTEERKEVGHFGEEESSRNGSRRRGSVGERGPLAPVLKGEREGTRPEMDKMAEGSGRWTGRVRGMLGRSRQRVEEPRWDEEDESESEHLPSPTPAAGGPSRAGEEAEQEPERCREEKRRRRDEQGEDGGGAAEAHAGETRPAEGEGDTEMVLEESPDGETTQGPPADATREDAREELRSFEHDAGQDGEETERTKESRKRDSSLEDKQEEGKKKGKKKDGRKKKVFPFLKRREENEESEERRGEQEIEEAEADGEKKMENHAASPDLSAPDREEDGDAPDREDARALADSAEEASEGREEKRRRVSEAQELRTGGEAEADARGESERGASDREGGSRETETLEGEEQGKDRGGPDASEAPREESATQAGRSLREGGPDEQSERAKDEKGERRGLRSDGGRGSLGPKTARGDDDGAQHGARRTEGAAAERAPVASSSAGASEMLVEGAGEGSVAGEPAEASGDRSGSSASDAVGVEGAERESSLTDKSAVAHGDEDARERAWGGASEGDESSGQTRGKARSGEKREASQGAGVESDRRKREKEHHDGGTGVLGTRSKTPSESRPAGGLPEDSEDSLSASFEAASSAVPAAPCLAAGDGPSLPSTGASSAGSGQGAGALGTVATRSSSRIAAKAMHLFEEGYRRRKDDGVDCTREEKEANPEERKEKADEKEEKKEEKSEDVKGLGQPSTAADSGLFSRRQKGTDSGRGLAKSRRGLASSVSEDAPLPSSDHVLTEAGGASLAKQARPGVGRPKRGAFARTAAERASASKAAAPEKEDSGVHTPQESSDEGRTGEGAQEAAPPQAPVGSSDAAEAEKRCALSASEDRSDSSGANAKAQVSPTQGAVSPSRRNSGPGFPVADPAPSTVSASLSSSAQREAAPARRSVRQQQRQAALAVALSAGDCTEALEDQPRPRKEAQGPLKDVPGVGGPAFSAPSATANEKAALSSEVPSPASSASDVSAGTGDAGKRGGRGGSGSGASGTAETRRSSLLGLGSIANSPYWSRPSTHSRGGMAARGVASGSPAVSRLGDGSSLKAEKDRDVETRPKPAGSSASLASRTRWRAEKTGSLDASGDVGAEQPVSRRGPCGASAALESGEELQREPGNGVSAKSVASRREEKGRREEEGREKSAKKSGLGVGSGARSGSARLRSRLFGRGEIEGEKTDAETEKDEEGGLGKKRREFLPTRGSQSVERSRRAAEAMAAVAAGAAAAARERKRRGSVDASEDREEGEERDISFFRHEGASSPESGQGSAALLGFSSTSISRDTSPEKDEAARPRRLSAPSLHRDEEKARGEARETRAVTRARRGDGAREDGKPSGEESEKREGEERPERTREPEETERDEKGEKDEKELEGRRRRHVRGREEDWTRSGPLGMGGRWRTRGASLLSSSLSRHRRGSRVAEGEEQEESGENREKERDERKETTEREEAARSEAAGEKEEAAGRREEPPSPQAAMETRSNRKPPFVKRQSRSLAETSVSWLGEEDGGKKAKTAGPFLSPSHGLRVSLRKLQHEASRESWRPEKEKKGEKPDSALAKAPSAARRSSRDGEDADPPAAPETQEARAKEAKKEESEEKEAAAEAKGAASAESSTERGERGEGDAHANSGDCETQSQDEGEKPEEKASEDKGTTEKENAADGVLRRTGTRHAAARHGTPKSEEGEPGGAKKEGKPVAEEGAGEVTAFKAVIAKLVAFNEADKVRYPQWYTGPVGAFEPRHNQLCWWRFRMQAKYQPGRVVMDFDEEIRCGRLTEAVKQQLFMTCVRRPHGTGSGQHLVCRSNTDETGAPSEPPHIGDFVIVQNLEDLKFSVCNWKVTKPLPFPAGELQVRLERASGSALGVLNSLTRAKKFLQIREKYSGLQFGSVESLEKQLLDILAREHLKPTLEIVAHLQQVDVGHVLQTYTSMPPGWDWTAYQKEHDRLVAQRKKGKVDVSAACDDESVSETSSSWSLGRLLHPASPQPLSGAGSASPFSACTSRSSAPHKATPSRDDLSTGLFAVSRDESAAGASPSSSLLPSLCESPGPRRVVYANIPPHIAAARAGVGLGSRGTSQSFQAIPVLSSLTKSLASSSLLDDDSLSLLADLPPSHPLFLNLIHQGKEAQGAASGDDVVGLLPGFSGQWVHMLNQLILKRDALLHLLQPVPLDLLHNPTRVFGPLPALLPPEVVLQVALAAGDACAACHVLTANLYLARLADNVAIRTLDPAQKRVRVLPSHSRRGEGDCRATLAESLRSARQLDAKKRTEEKRAKEKDFVKLPGRPKKRKRDPNEPPRKRGRPPNRLRFASSNASSSTRETSSGPSLSSSAPKSSSSSSSSSSSSSAASLRRSLLLPASASSPFSSSPESGAPPVAYEMGHSITFSVGLTYGRLFLPSLKAQLPSKISRRCGGGSAADERRSEDEASEAEVLEALDRRTRAKRLFDRQIACAPWIGCCPRQSAELAAALLVGKAKTGTAPARSPSFLPSSSLSCGEKGDAEKKEETVVEGERRRGTGGETGLDGGSAAAAASPRGGAATAAPPRGGFASRAAPTFEAVRAENDALRERDEGKEREAEQEEEVNAKAATEDASAHQAPSDSEGTPVASPEMPASSLIDEERGEEVGNGGQDGERSRREKEGDKRRRKDAVKIRKKQMTLLSCWGAVEKKRVDASEKGSGLNTDSKRVQDVAEPRACEAKDEKGLSAHPRARFEACERSPRERDDIWRGEQSRARGDTCLSEDGNPQSEDQGEAARTEEGDSGDEATGRQPGVGKRGDSGEDSGENARREEDEHAPLRSSSNPIFFSPLSACSRGDFEQSEEALLPACGVDAAERPETRNCEQKDNAEKGEGDWREGEFLGDLENFPERAKRPREAGKDGSPREGKVHRLACGSLGGPDTGKEDARLFPETACGGKNTRASEASLGGEERDADRDAEKPEVACFSSSPLCRAAFDAFSEGESELQAAMRLSVSEFEEEGDPRQEESERPGEARALLTCPCAGEAERSPESPRADELASARSSGSASVPGRHSGSPEKRPALGGVAKRGREEREAGSATGGGQGGSATEKRGAQGHPASLAGATDRGKPTETERGRTEERRGETSAREGDARFAWRDAGRRREARREPDRDHERQKDAGDDPGAPFPFCHPGPYESVNLSLLCLHTSCDDEDFLLRVALEKVSSTSPPLDELERCFTTHGERFDLHWLDRRLGNTQTLQKLQPELVRLLTAYRTRMAIASHLSSLSSSSFSSSSCSAAESGTCPSPWKPSPRVLASFTASCSRCPSGRRVTEKDVRALKARQEAGAVLLRQALRLFASEKARLAKLRERCRSLGQHEKENQETGNALSGWLPPLAALREEGKRSDESTLLSRNQSSYDWQVEALAGLPTRSLEAETQQEKDERERKTEKEKELPLEFEALFHTLCLLAKQKATSSPSARSSLSSASGASLAYGAQSGREGGRESDGDGERDGERGAKEDEGSVGQRDAGDTKCGGDSDQSQGKEAVKSEAASEERRMRQALVLEELKEIEEWKQVFLELVNMQPGTPKNPHVLRVPENGAGSARLSAS; from the exons tctcctttttcgtcttcatccTCGAACGCGGCCGCAGAGAGCCCCCCTCCTCGTCCCGGTGAAGACGCTTCTTCACCGTTCCGGGCACCTCTCCGCGAggcttccgcgtcttcctctccggtATCTCTCGGGGGCGGCAGCGGCAGCGgttcgggtgtatgtacaccggagCGCGGTGACAAGGCCGGTACGGCGGGTGGGACCCAGAgccggcggcgaggcaggaaagCGTTGCAGCCAGTCAAAGAGGGAGATCCGTCTCCTGGACTTGAGTTGCCTTGTTCGTCCGGGGCACGTTCTTGTCAAGAAGATGAGGGGACCGCCCGCAGGCAGAACCAGTCGTCTTTTGTgagttctccctcttctggGCCCGTAGGATCTCCCTCTTCAGTCGCCGccgacgcgtttcttccgACAGGGGTGAGCAGTCACAGTcgcagcaggcgcgcgaGCTTTGGGgactctctctcccctcttcttcccgcgtcCCCCTCGGCTTCCTCCGGTCCAAGCTCGTGGCATTCACGTGCCGAAAGTGTCTCCTCGACTGTCGGGCCCGCTGCGACCGCGGTCGTGGAGCCCCAGGCGcccggaggcgacgcgccgatGCCCGCGGAGAAGGGGCCGAAGGGCAGGAAGCGACTGAGtgaggaggggagagacaccgacggtctctctcgaggcgcgtggagaggaaaagagccgaggacggaggagaggaaggaggtTGGTCATttcggagaagaggagagcagcCGAAACGGGtcgcggcgaagagggagcgTGGGTGAGCGCGGGCCTCTCGCGCCCGTGttgaaaggagagagagaagggacacggCCAGAAATGGACAAGATGGCGGAGGGGAGCGGCAGGTGGACAGGTCGCGTCCGAGGGATGTTGGGCCGATCTCGGCAACGCGTCGAAGAACCACGgtgggacgaagaagacgaaagtgAGTCCGAACACCTCCCCTCACCTACGCCAGCCGCAGGCGGCCCCTCgagggcgggagaagaggcggaacagGAGCCGGagcgctgcagagaagagaagcggagacgccgggaCGAGcagggcgaggacggcggcggTGCGGCAGAGGCTCATGCCGGCGAGACGAGGCCcgcagagggcgagggagacaccgaGATGGTCCTCGAGGAATCCCCAGACGGGGAAACGACGCAGGGGCCGCCGGCGGACGCGACTCGAGAGGACGCGCGGGAGGAGCTTCGGTCCTTCGAACACGACGCGGGccaggacggcgaggagacagagagaacgaaggagagcaggaagcgcgACAGCTCTTTGGAAGACAAGCAGGAGgaaggcaagaagaaagggaagaagaaggacggccgaaagaagaaggttttcccttttctcaagaggcgagaagagaacgaagagagtgaagagcGGCGGGGAGAGCAGGAAATCGAGGAGGCTGAggccgacggagagaagaaaatggagaaCCACGCGGCATCTCCGGATCTTTCAGCCCCggaccgcgaggaagacggcgacgcgcccgacagagaggacgcgagggCGCTGGCGGACTCGGCCGAAGAAGCATCCGAGGGtcgcgaggagaagaggcggcgagtGAGCGAGGCGCAGGAGCTGCGCACgggcggagaggccgaggcagacgcgcgaggagagagcgagcgggGGGCAAGCGACCGGGAAGGCGGAAGccgcgagacggagacactcgagggcgaggagcaAGGAAAGGACAGAGGCGGCCCGGATGCGAGCGAGGcaccgcgagaagagagcgcgacgcaggcgggTCGGAGTCTCCGCGAAGGAGGCCCCGACGAACAGAGCGAGCGcgcgaaagacgagaaaggtgAGCGTCGAGGACtgaggagcgacggcgggagaggTTCGCTCGGGCCCAAGACagcgcgcggagacgacgacggcgcgCAGCACGGCGCGCGGCGAACGGAAGGAGCCGCGGCGGAACGCGCCCCCGTGGCTTCCAGTTCTGCAGGGGCGAGCGAGATGCTGGTCGAGGGAGCCGGCGAAGGTTCCGTCGCGGGTGAACCGGCAGAGGCAAGCGGCGATCGAAGCGGCAGTTCGGCCAGTGACGCCGTCGGCGTTGAAGGGGCCGAGCGCGAATCTTCGCTAACCGACAAATCTGCGGTCGCCCatggagacgaggacgcgcggGAGCGTGCGTGGGGAGGCGCCTCGGAGGGCGACGAGAGCAGCGGACAGACTCGCGGCAAAGCGAGgtcgggagagaagcgcgaggcgtCGCAGGGAGCGGGCGTCGAGAGCGACCgccggaaaagagagaaagaacaccACGACGGCGGCACTGGCGTGCTCGGAACGCGCTCGAAGACACCGTCGGAGTCGCGACCCGCGGGCGGACTGCCCGAGGACTCTGAAGACAGTCTGTCGGCGTCGTTCGAGGCGGCATCTTCCGCGGTTCCGGCCGCGCCTTGTTTGGCCGCGGGAGATGGCCCTTCTCTCCCATCGACGGGCGCGAGCTCTGCGGGGTCGGGGCAAGGCGCGGGCGCCCTGGGGACGGTGGCGACTCGGAGCTCCTCGCGCATCGCCGCTAAGGCGATGCACCTTTTCGAAGAGGGGTATCGGCGGCGGAAGGACGATGGAGTCGACtgcacgcgagaagaaaaggaagcgaacccagaggagaggaaagagaaggcagacgaaaaggaagagaagaaagaagagaagagcgaggatgTGAAAGGACTGGGGCAGCCGTCCACGGCAGCCGATTCTGGGCTGTTTTCGAGACgacagaaagggacagacTCCGGGAGGGGACTGGCCAAAAGTCGTCGCGGGTTGGCCTCATCGGTCTCCGAAgacgcgccgctgccttcgAGTGACCACGTGCTCACCGAGGCGGGCGGCGCTTCTCTGGCGAAGCAGGCAAGGCCTGGCGTGGGCCGGCCAAAGCGCGGGGCCTTCGCGAGGAccgcggcggagagagccAGCGCGAGCAAGGCCGCGGCGCCCGAAAAAGAAGattcgggtgtacatacaccgcaggAATCCAGCGACGAGGGTCGGACCGGAGAGGGTGCGCAGGAGGCCGCACCGCCACAAGCGCCGGTGGGATCGAGTGAcgccgccgaggcagagaagcgctGCGCGCTGTCGGCCTCCGAGGATCGCTCAGACTCGTCTGGCGCcaacgcgaaggcgcaggTGTCCCCAACCCAGGGTGCGGTCTCTCCGTCCCGGCGCAACTCCGGCCCTGGCTTCCCGGTCGCCGACCCAGCCCCGTCAACGGTTTCCGCGTCcctgtcttcgtctgctcagcgcgaggccgcgcctgcgcgaCGATCCGTTCGGCAACAGCAGCGGCAGGCGGCTCTCGCCGTGGCTCTGTCGGCGGGCGACTGCACTGAGGCTCTGGAGGACCAACCGCGTCCACGCAAGGAGGCCCAGGGCCCTCTGAAGGACGTTCCCGGGGTCGGTGGACCGGCgttctcggcgccttcggcgACAGCGAACGAGAAAGCGGCGCTCAGTTCGGAGGttccgtcgcctgcgtcttccgcgagCGATGTGTCAGCGGGGACTGGAGACGCGGGGAAGCGTGGCGGGCGCGGCGGGTCAGGCTCTGGAGCCTCCGGGACCGCGGAGACTCGCCGGTCGAGCCTGTTGGGCCTCGGGAGCATCGCCAACTCGCCGTACTGGAGCAGGCCGAGTACGCACAGCCGTGGCGGTATGGCCGCGCGAGGCGTCGCTTCGGGgtctccagctgtctccaGACTGGGCGACGGGAGCTCTCtgaaggccgagaaggacCGGGACGTGGAGACGCGTCCCAAGCCTGCAGGATCGTcggcctcgctcgcttcgcggACCCGCTGGCGGGCGGAGAAGACCGGCTCTTTGGACGCGTCTGGCGACGTGGGCGCGGAGCAGCCTGTCTCCCGTCGCGGGCCTTGTGGAGCCTCGGCCGCGctggagagcggcgaggagctCCAGCGGGAACCGGGCAACGGGGTGTCGGCGAAGTCTGTCGCGTCTcggcgcgaagagaagggaaggcgcgaggaagaaggaagggagaagagcgcgaagaaaagcgggcTTGGGGTCGGCTCGGGGGCCCGGAGCGGGTCGGCGCGGCTGCGGTCGAGGCTGTTTGGGCGGGGCGAaatcgagggagagaagaccgacgcggagaccgagaaggacgaggaaggcgggctgggaaagaagcgaagagagtTTCTGCCGACGCGGGGCAGCCAGTCCGTGGAGCGAAGCCGCCGGGCTGCCGAGGCGATGGCGGCGgtcgctgcaggcgccgcggccgcAGCGCGCGAGCGGAAGCGCCGAGGCAGCGTGGATGCCAGCGAAGatcgagaagagggcgaagagcgagatATTAGCTTCTTCCGGCACGAaggcgcctcgtcgccggaGAGTGGCCAGGGATCTGCCGCTCTCCTGGGCTTCAGCAGCACGAGCATCAGTCGAGACACATCGcccgagaaagacgaggccgCGCGGCCCCGGAGACTCtccgcgccgtcgctgcacagagacgaagaaaaagcccgcggggaggcgcgagagacgcgagctGTGACGAGGGCCCGACGCGGAGatggggcgagagaggacggaaaacCGTCAGGCGAGGAGtccgaaaagcgagagggagaagagaggcccgagagaacgcgagaacctgaggaaacagagagagacgagaaaggggagaaagacgagaaggagttggaggggagaagaaggagacacgttagaggaagggaggaagactGGACGAGGTCGGGTCCTCTGGGGATGGGCGGCCGTTGGCGGACGCGGGGGGCttcgctgctttcttcttcgctgtccagACACCGGAGAGGGTCGCGCGTGGCCGAGGGGgaggagcaggaagagagtggagagaacagagagaaggagcgcgacgagcggaaggagacgacggagagagaagaggccgcgagaagcgaggcagcgggagagaaagaggaggcagccggcAGACGCGAAGAGCCGCCTTCGCCACAGGCTGCGATGGAGACACGGTCGAATCGGAAGCCTCCGTTTGTGAAGAGACAGTCGCGCAGTCTCGCGGAAACTTCTGTCTCATGGCTtggggaggaagacggcgggaagaaggcgaagaccgcggggcctttcctctctccttcgcacggtctgcgcgtttctcttcggaAGCTTCAGCACGAGGCTAGTCGGGAGTCGTGGCGgcccgagaaggagaaaaagggagagaaacccGATTCGGCTCTCGCAAAAGCGCCATCGGCTGCGCGCCGCAGTTCCCGAGACGGGGAGGACGCAGACCCCCCAGctgcgccggagacgcaggaggcgcgagcgaaagaagcgaagaaagaagaaagtgaagagaaagaagcggccgcggaagcgaagggtgcggcgagcgccgagagctcgacggagagaggagagagaggcgagggtgATGCACATGCAAACAGTGGGGACtgcgagacgcagagccaAGACGAGGGTGAGAAacccgaagagaaggcgagcgaagaCAAGGGAACAACTGAAAAAGAGAATGCAGCCGACGGGGTTCTGAGGCGAACGGGAACCCGGCACGCGGCTGCACGCCACGGCACCccgaaaagcgaagaaggcgaacccgggggagcgaaaaaagaagggaaacctgtcgcagaagaaggcgcgggagaggTGACCGCTTTCAAGGCTGTCATCGCCAAGCTAGTCGCATTCAACGAGGCCGACAAAG TTCGCTACCCCCAGTGGTACACGGGCCCAGTCGGCGCCTTCGAGCCTCGCCACAACCAGCTCTGTTGGTGGCGCTTTCGCATGCAAGCAAAGTACCAGCCGGGTCGAGTCGTGATGGACTTCGACGAGGAGATTCGATGTG gGCGCCTGACGGAGGCCGTGAAGCAGCAGTTGTTTATGACTTGCGTGCGCCGCCCGCATGGAACCGGCTCCGGTCAGCACCTCGTTTGTCGCAGCAACACGGACGAGACCGGAGCGCCTTCAGAGCCTCCCCACATTGGCGACTTTGTGATTGTCCAGAACCTCGAGGACCTAAAGTTCTCGGTCTGCAACTGGAAGGTGACCAAGCCGCTG CCGTTCCCAGCCGGCGAGTTGCAAGTCCGCCTCGAGCGGGCGAGCGGCAGCGCGCTCGGGGTGCTCAACTCCTTGACCCGCGCGAAGAAATTCCTTCAAATCCGAGAAAAATACAGCG GTTTGCAGTTCGGATCTGTCGAATCGCTCGAGAAGCAGTTGCTCGACATTCTTGCCCGCGAACACCTCAAGCCGACCCTCGAGATTGTCGCCCATCTCCAGCAG GTCGACGTCGGCCATGTCCTGCAAACCTACACGTCGATGCCTCCCG GCTGGGACTGGACGGCGTACCAGAAGGAGCACGACCGCTTGGTCGCccagcggaagaaggggaaagtAGACGTgtcggctgcatgcgacgaCGAGTCGGTCTCCGAGACGAGCAGCAGCTGGAGTCTCGGGCGTCTGTTGCATCCGGCTtcgccgcagcctctctccggtgcgggctcggcgtctccgttctctgcatgcacgtctcGCAGCTCGGCCCCGCACAAGGCCACGCCGTCGCGGGACGACCTCTCGACGGGGTTGTTTGCGGTGTCTCGAGACGAGAGTGCGGCGGGTGCatcgccgtcctcttcgcttctcccttctctctgcgagtCTCCGGGCCCTCGCCGCGTGGTCTACGCGAACATTCCTCCCCACATCGCTGCGGCGCGGGCGGGCGTCGGGCTTGGCAGCCGCGGGACCAGTCAGTCGTTCCAGGCGATTCCGGTGCTATCCTCTCTCACCAagtcgctcgcgtcttcttcgctcctggACGAcgactctctctcgctcctcgccgacCTCCCCCCGAGCCACCCGCTGTTCCTCAACTTGATTCACCAAGGCAAGGAGGCGCAGGGGGCGGCGTCCGGCGACGACGTCGTCGGCTTGCTGCCGGGGTTCAGCGGCCAGTGGGTCCACATGCTGAATCAGTTGATTCTGAAAAGAGACGCGCTCCTCCATCTCCTGCAGCCAGTTCCTCTCGACCTCCTCCACAACCCCACGCGCGTCTTTGGTCCGCTCcctgcgcttctcccgcCCGAAGTGGTTTTACaagtcgctctcgccgcgggcgacgcatgcgccgcgtGCCACGTTTTAACGGCGAATCTCTatctcgcgcgtctcgccgacAACGTGGCCATTCGCACCTTGGATCCTGCACAGAAGCGCGTCCGCGTGCTGCCTTCCCACAGCCGacggggcgagggcgactgcCGGGCGACGCTCGCGGAGAGCCTCCGGAGCGCGCGACAGCtggacgcgaagaagcggacggaggagaaacgcgcgaaagaaaaagatTTCGTGAAACTTCCGGGACGGCCCAAAAAACGGAAGCGCGATCCCAACGAGCcgccgagaaaacgcggaagaccTCCAA ATCGgcttcgcttcgcttccagcaacgcctcttcgtccactCGCGAGACGTCTTCCGGTCCTTCTCTGTCATCCTCGGCACCCaagtcttcttcttcgtcttcttcctcctcttcttcctcttcggctgcttcgctgcgtcgctcgctgttgctgcctgcctcggcctcttcgccgttttcttcttcgccagagagcggcgcgccgccggtCGCCTACGAGATGGGTCACTCGATAACCTTCTCCGTCGGCCTCACGTACGGCCGGCTGTTCCTGCCTTCGCTCAAGGCGCAGCTGCCTTCGAAGATAAGCCGAAGGTGTGGGGGCGGGAGCGCGGCCGACGAGCGGCGCAGCGAAGATGAGGCCTCTGAGGCCGAGGTGCTCGAGGCGCTGGACCGCCGGACGCGCGCAAAGCGCCTGTTTGATCGGCAAATTGCATGCGCCCCGTGGATTGGATGCTGTCCAAGACAAAGCGCCGAACTCGCGGCCGCTCTCTTGGTCGGAAAGGCCAAGACAGGCACCGCTCCTGCTCGTtcgccgtcttttcttccttcatcctcgctctcgtgtggcgagaagggcgatgccgaaaagaaggaagagactgTCGTGGAGGGGGAGCGTCGACGGGGGAcaggaggggagacaggcctCGATGGGGGaagcgcagctgcagcggcaagcccgcgaggcggcgcggcgacagcggcgccgcctcgtgGAGGCTTCGCGAGTCGCGCTGCTCCGACTTTCGAGGCGGTGAGAGCCGAGAACGACGCactgagagaaagagacgagggaaaggaacgcgAAGCGGAGCAAGAGGAGGAGGTGAATGCCAAGGCTgcgacagaagacgcgagcgcgcACCAGGCTCCTTCAGACTCCGAAGGCACGCCTGTTGCTTCTCCCGAGatgcctgcctcgtcgctgaTCGACGAGGAACGGGGAGAGGAGGTCGGGAACGGAGGCCAGGACGGCGAGCGCagccgaagagagaaggagggtGAtaaaagacgaaggaaagacgcagtGAAGATCCGGAAAAAGCAGATGACACTTCTGTCCTGCTGGGGCGcagtggagaagaagcgcgtgGACGCGAGCGAAAAAGGCAGTGGTTTGAACACAGATTCAAAGAGAGTCCAGGATGTCGCCGAGCCGCGTGCATGTGAGGCCAAGGATGAGAAGGGGCTGTCAGCGCACCCTCGTGCACGTTTCGAAGCCTGCGAGCgctcgccgagagagagggacgacaTCTGGCGAGGGGAGCAGAGCCgggcgcgaggcgacacCTGTCTGTCTGAAGACGGCAACCCCCAGAGCGAAGACCAAGGGGAGGCAGCAcggacagaggaaggagacagcggcgatgAGGCGACAGGCAGGCAACCGGGCGTCGGGAAGCGTGGAGACTCGGGAGAAGActccggagaaaacgcgaggagagaggaagacgagcacGCGCCGCTGCGGAGTTCGTCGAATCCgattttcttctcgccgttgaGTGCCTGTTCGCGAGGCGACTTCGAGCAGTCCGAGGAGGCGCTGTTGCCGGCGTGTGGGGTCGATGCGGCGGAGCGACCCGAGACGCGAAATTGCGAGCAAAAAGACaatgcagagaaaggcgagggcgactgGCGAGAGGGCGAGTTCCTCGGGGACCTCGAGAACTTTCCAGAACGAGCGAAGCGTCCTCGGGAAGCGGGGAAAGACGGCAGCCCGCGCGAAGGCAAGGTGCATCGGCTCGCCTGCGGATCGTTGGGCGGCCCCGACactggaaaggaagacgccAGGCTTTTCCCcgagactgcatgcggcgggAAGAACACTCGCGCCTCCGAGGCGTCTCTAGGGggtgaagagcgagacgcggaccgcgacgcagagaaacccgaggtcgcctgcttctcgtcttctccgctctGTCGGGCAGCATTTGATGCTTTCAGCGAGGGCGAGTCGGAGCTTCAGGCGGCGATGCGCTTGAGTGTGAGTGAAttcgaggaggaaggcgatccgaggcaggaagagagcgagaggccggGAGAGGCCCGGGCGCTACTGACATGCCCATGtgcgggcgaggcagagaggtcTCCCGAGTCACCGCGCGCAGACGAGCTGGCCTCGGCGCGCTCAAGTGGATCTGCGTCTGTACCGGGACGACATTCCGGCTCTCCGGAGAAGCGGCCGGCGCTTGGTGGCGTGGccaagagaggcagagaagagcgggaagcgGGGAGCGCGACGGGAGGTGGGCAAGGCGGCTCTgccacggagaagaggggagcgCAGGGGCATCCGGCGTCTTTGGCGGGCGCGACCGACCGGGGGAAACccacagagacggagagagggagaacggaagagcgccgcggagagacgagtgCGCGCGAAGGCGATGCCCGATTCGCctggcgagacgcagggcgacgcagagaggcgcgccgagAACCTGACAGAGaccacgagagacagaaagacgcTGGGGACGACCCTGGAGCCCCATTCCCCTTCTGTCATCCCGGGCCTTACGAAAGCGTCAACCTCagtctcctttgtctccacACGAGctgcgacgacgaggacttCCTCCTCAGAGTTGCCCTTGAAAAG GTTTCCTCCACTTCTCCGCCGCTTGACGAGTTGGAGCGATGCTTCACGACACACGGCGAGCGCTTTGATCTTCACTGGTTGGATCGACGTCTCGGCAACACGCAGACACTCCAGAAGCTGCAGCCTGAACTTGTCCGTCTCCTCACTGCGTATCGAACTCGGATGGCGATTGCTTCGcacctctcttccctctcttcctcgtctttttcatCTTCGTCTTGTTCCGCTGCAGAATCTGGCACTTGTCCGTCGCCGTGGAAGCCTTCGCCGCGCGTGCTCGCGTCGTTCACTGCTTCCTGTTCTCGGTGTCCGTCGGGACGGCGCGTGACGGAGAAGGACGTGCGAGCGctgaaggcgaggcaggaggcggGGGCGGTGCTCCTCCGGCAGGCGCTGCGACTCTttgcgagcgagaaggcgaggctaGCGAAGCTTCGCGAGAGATGTCGGTCGCTGGGACagcacgagaaagagaaccaggagacggggaacgCGTTGTCCGGCTGGTTGCCTCCGCTGGCAGCGCTGCGTGAGGAAGGGAAGCGAAGCGACGAGTCGACGCTTCTTTCGCGAAACCAGTCGAGCTACGATTGGCAGGTCGAAGCCCTCGCGGGGCTTCCGACGCGGTCGCTCGAGGCCGAGACCCagcaagaaaaagacgagcgcgaaaggaaaaccgaaaaggaaaaagaactCCCCCTCGAATTCGAGGCTCTGTTCCACACGCTGTGCCTTCTGGCTAAACAAAAGGCGACCAGTTCCCCGTCTGcgcgctcttcgctgtcttctgcctcgggggcgtctctcgcctacGGCGCCCAGAgcggccgagaaggcggaagagagagcgacggggacggcgagagagacggcgagcgcggtgcgaaagaagacgaggggagtGTCGGGCAGCGGGACGCGGGAGACACCAAGTGCGGCGGCGATTCGGATCAAAGCCAGGGCAAGGAAGCAGtgaaaagcgaggcagcgagcgaagagagacgcatgcggcAAGCGCTCGTGCTGGAGGAGCTGAAGGAGATCGAGGAGTGGAAACAGGTTTTCCTGGAGCTCGTGAACATGCAGCCAGGAACCCCGAAGAATCCGCATGTTCTCCGAGTGCCGGAGAATGGGGCGGGGTCTGCGCGGCTGTCGGCCTCCTAA